A single Hippocampus zosterae strain Florida chromosome 17, ASM2543408v3, whole genome shotgun sequence DNA region contains:
- the ap5z1 gene encoding AP-5 complex subunit zeta-1 isoform X4, with product MYSHGSESLIKQAREIQESELQRFYSRLIKLLQEKEHGHETIDSLQRLRLIVSATKYARTLPPELQKRLRLLLSSPVEQLQVLSSAVLRETLPLTAQKYGQDGNSQLNSHTTALLLSQAESRDDLSALCTQLLRNLDNRPSEGPTHLLLHTLPVVNNILTYSPKSLTEDNIIILSKKLIDWLRYASTTQGGGASSGGFFTGSRSRQPLPIAELDGTVSGDFFTVLCVGQGFTEDQWMNVYSFSMLRHWLLTFHSVPGGMVADTANRLQLSLSLSHSFWNDDRSEIDGSVVSMVSVTSSTGRLLPPKERLREKAFQYCQRLIEQSDRKAQKKTDTELQKACLVEAVCILDCVCLEDASFVYRVFPCIKALFGRLSSDLQFARVLLPVAQFYLNHGELAAVECDCVWNLVFDRFPAELFNDPFLAHELLRFLRLNLENVQLRVPQYTRYFPNLLKFLAWDSPAVIDDFVDLLPSMVTSGTSLELLHTLLDLPCLSATLLLQLRSMCLPISDSGGRSLASMDAFRNPSFRGLFLFLLRGEAGTGDTIDRLSTLLELLSEAVDWPRVIQCAQTVPILLHIFFNTVITVADRTLLGQVLLVLLERSSLLLNIPKYIAEIHRVFSRQLTKLCKLHPSLVFDQSHELLEFAGATSNVYSKQEIYTHVVLVLGEYLSVSYDSRCSVRLITSCFETLEAVLFEITSSAPLPGVGCPAPCVITTLMSALAKLASRSHDLIPRVSLFLSKLRNVSSGGSVFWCDDEEDLVSIVTLGEELCALLKTPGVAQSVLNPPAHVTAPRWHQDTNVAVPLQLRALTRLAQAHASHAQHAPTKASHHTST from the exons ATGTACTCTCATGGTTCCGAAAGCTTAATTAAGCAAGCAAG GGAGATCCAGGAGTCTGAGCTGCAGAGGTTTTACAGTAGATTAATCAAATTGCTCCAGGAGAAAGAACATGGTCATGAGACTATCGATTCCTTGCAAAGACTGCGCCTCATCGTCTCTGCCACTAAGTACGCTAGGAC GTTGCCCCCTGAGCTTCAGAAGAGGCTAAGATTACTCCTCTCTTCCCCTGTGGAGCAGCTTCAAGTGCTGAGCTCAGCTGTCCTCAGAGAGACCCTCCCCCTCACCGCTCAGAAGTATGGCCAGGACGGCAACAGTCAGCTGAACAGTCACACAACTGCCCTGTTGCTCTCTCAG GCTGAATCCCGAGATGATCTGTCAGCTCTCTGCACTCAGCTCCTCCGCAATCTGGACAACCGACCCTCAGAAGGGCCGACTCACCTGCTACTTCACACCCTGCCAGTTGTCAACAACATCCTCACATACAGCCCTAAGAGCCTCACCGAAG ATAACATCATCATCCTTAGTAAAAAGCTCATCGACTGGCTGCGCTATGCGAGCACCACgcaagggggcggggcttcctCTGGAGGATTCTTTACAGGGTCCAGGTCCCGTCAG CCGCTGCCTATCGCAGAGCTGGATGGGACGGTGTCGGGAGATTTCTTCACCGTGCTGTGTGTCGGTCAAGGTTTCACTGAAGACCAGTGGATGAACGTTTACTCCTTTTCCATGCTCCGACATTGGCTCCTCACATTCCACTCTGTGCCCGGCGGCATGGTAGCGGACACTG CAAACAGGTTACAGCTaagtctctccctctctcactcaTTTTGGAACG ATGACAGGTCCGAGATAGACGGGTCTGTGGTTTCCATGGTTTCCGTCACATCGTCCACCGGCCGCCTGCTGCCTCCGAAGGAGCGCCTCAGAGAGAAGGCCTTCCAGTACTGCCAGCGCCTCATTGAACAGAGTGATCGCA aagCGCAGAAGAAGACAGATACGGAGTTACAGAAAGCC TGTCTGGTGGAAGCAGTGTGTATCCTGGACTGCGTGTGCCTCGAGGATGCGTCCTTTGTCTATCGGGTGTTCCCGTGCATCAAGGCACTTTTTGGTCGTCTCAGCTCAGACTTGCAATTCGCCAGAGTCCTGCTTCCTGTGGCACAGTTCTATCTTAATCATG GTGAACTTGCTGCTGTAGAGTGTGACTGCGTTTGGAACCTAGTGTTTGATCGTTTCCCCGCTGAGCTCTTTAATGACCCTTTCCTGGCGCACGAGCTTCTGCGCTTCTTGCGACTCAACCTCGAGAACGTGCAACTCCGAGTTCCCCAGTACACACGTTACTTCCCAAATCttctcaag TTCTTAGCGTGGGACAGCCCTGCAGTGATTGATGACTTTGTTGATCTGCTGCCCTCTATGGTGACATCTGGTACTTCACTGGAACTGCTGCATACTTTGTTGGACCTCCCGTGTCTTTCTGCTACCCTGCTCTTGCAACTCAG ATCAATGTGTCTGCCCATTTCTGATTCGGGAGGGCGCAGCCTCGCATCGATGGATGCATTTCGAAATCCATCTTTCCGTGGGctgttcctcttcctgcttcgAGGTGAAGCAGGCACAG GTGACACAATTGACCGACTGAGCACGCTCCTTGAGCTGTTATCGGAAGCTGTCGATTGGCCAAGAGTTATTCAGTGCGCCCAGACTGTCCCGATTTTGCTGCACATTTTCTTCAACACGGTCATCACA gttgccGATAGGACACTTTTAGGCCAAGTGCTTTTGGTGCTGCTGGAGAGAAGCAGCCTCCTCCTCAACATCCCTAAATACATTGCAGAGATCCACAG AGTGTTCAGCCGCCAGCTGACGAAACTGTGCAAACTCCACCCCTCTTTGGTATTTGACCAATCCCACGAGCTGCTGGAGTTCGCCGGAGCGACGTCCAATGTTTACAGCAAACAAGAAATCTACACACATGTG GTGTTGGTGCTCGGGGAGTACCTTTCTGTGTCATATGATTCTCGCTGCTCCGTGAGGCTCATCACTTCATGTTTCGAGACCTTGGAGGCCGTGCTGTTTGAAATTACATCATCTGCCCCGCTCCCTGGAGTCGGCTGCCCTGCCCCCTGCGTTATCACCACTCTCATGAGCGCCCTCGCTAAGCTGGCGTCACGATCACATGACCTGATACCCAG GGTCTCGCTGTTCCTCTCCAAGCTGAGAAACGTCTCCAGTGGAGGGTCCGTTTTCTGGTGCGACGATGAAGAGGACCTTGTTTCCATCGTAACTCTCGGGGAGGAGCTGTGCGCCCTCCTGAAGACGCCCGGTGTGGCTCAGAGTGTCCTGAACCCGCCGGCGCACGTCACCGCACCCCGGTGGCACCAAGACACCAACGTGGCCGTGCCGCTCCAACTGCGAGCGCTCACCAGACTGGCACAGGCGCACGCGTCACATGCTCAACACGCACCGACTAAGGCGTCACACCACACGAGCACGTAA